The genomic segment CGGCGTTGAGCTGCCCATGGGCGGAATATCTGGCCTGGATCGCCACGCTTGAAGAAGGCAGCGCGGCGCGGCGCAAAATGGAAGGCGTACCGAAATACGGTGAGATTGTTATCGACAGCAATCACATTGCACTGCTGGCCAATGCCTTTGACGCCGCGCTCAACAAACAAACCCCTGAACAGCAGGCATGGAGCAAAACCGTGCTCAGCATGCTGCACGATATTCATCAGGAAAATGCCATCTACCTGATGGTGAGGAGATTACGTGACTGACGTTTTACTGTGTGTCGGTAACAGCATGATGGGCGACGATGGCGCGGGCCCGCTGCTTGCAGAAATGTGTGCTGCCAGGGCGCAGGGCAACTGGGTAGTGATTGACGGCGGCAGCGCGCCGGAAAATGACGTGGTGGCGATCCGCGAATTGCATCCGCAGAGGCTATTGATTGTTGATGCGACCGATATGGGGCTTAATCCTGGCGAAATTCGCCTTATCGATCCCGACGACATCGCCGAGATGTTTATGATGACCACCCACAATATGCCGCTAAACTACCTGGTCGATCAGATAAAGGACGACGTGGGCGAGGTGCTGTTTTTGGGCATTCAGCCGGACATTGTCGGGTTTTATTACCCCATGACGCCGCCGGTGAAAGAGGCGGTGGAGAGGGTTTATTCACGGCTTGCAGGATGGATGGGCAACGGGGGTTTTGAACCTCTCACTCTTTAGGTGAGAGGGAGAGGGGTAAGTACCGGCTACCCGAGATCCGCCCCGTTACTCGCAATCACCTTCTTATACCACCAGAACGATTTCTTGCGCTTTCTGTCCAGGGTGCCGTTTCCGGCATCGTCGCGGTCAACGTAGACAAACCCGTAGCGCTTGCTCATTTCGCCCGTTGAGGCCGCGACCAGGTCAATGCAGCCCCAGGTGGTGTAGCCCAGTAGCGGCACGCCATCCTCTATGGCATCGCCCATTGCGCGGATATGCTCGCGCAGGTAGCTGATACGGTAATCGTCGTTAATCTCGCCGTTAGCGTCAATAACGTCTTTCGCCCCAAGGCCGTTTTCCACCAGGAATAGCGGTTTCTGATAACGGTCATACATCATGTTCATGGTGATGCGCAGGCCCAGCGGATCAATACCCCAGCCCCATTCGCTCACCTGAATATGTGGGTTACGCAGGGATTTCACGATGTTGGCGGCGCTAGTATTACCCACGTTCATCTCCGCCGACGCACAGCGCGAGGCGTAATAGCTAAACGAGACAAAATCGACGGTGTTCTTCAGCAGTTCGTCGTCGCCGGGATCTTTCACAATCACGACGCCTTTTTCGCGGAACACGCGGGCGGAGTAGGCCGGATAGCTGCCCCGCGCCTGCACGTCGATAAAGAACAGGTTCTCGCGGTCTTTCTCCAGCGCCATCCACACGTCTTGCGGCTTGCAGGAGTACGGATAGAAATTACCGCCCGCCAGCATGCAGCCGACCTGGTTTTCCGGGTTCACCTCGTGGGCGATTTTTGTCGCCAGCGCGCTCGCCACCAGCTCGTGGTGGGCGGCCTGGTATTTCACCTGATCTTCGTTTTCACCTTCCTCAAACACCAGACCCGCGCCGGAGAACGGGCTGTGCAGCATGATGTTGATTTCGTTGAAGGTCAGCCAGTATTTCACCAGACCGTTGAACTCTTCGAAGCAGGTACGGGCGTAGCGGGCGAAGAAATCGACCATCTTGCGGTTGCGCCACGAGCCGTATTCCGTCACCAGATGCATCGGCACGTCAAAGTGGCACAGGGTGACCAGCGGCTCAATGTTATACTTTTTGCACTCTTCGAACACCGCCCGGTAAAATGCAATGCCCTTTTTGTTCGGCTGCGGCTCGTCGCCGTTCGGGTAGAGGCGGCTCCAGGCGATCGAGGTGCGGAACACCGTAAAGCCCATCTCCGCCATCAGGGCAATGTCTTCTTTATAGCGATGGTAAAAATCAATCGCCTCGTGGCTGGGGTAAAACTCGTCGTCACGCAACGTGAACCGTTTTTCCTTCCCAATCTTTACCGCCAGACGATTCGCACCGTGGGGGATCATGTCGACCGTCGTCACTCCTTTGCCGCCTTCACGGTAAGCACCTTCACTCTGGTTAGCGGCAAGCGCGCCGCCCCATAAAAATCCTTGTGGAAAAACAGACATTTCTACCTCGCTATAAATTTATGCTTGTGCTGCTTTGGCCTGAACCAGCGCGGTCTGCAGGGTACGCGCTTTTTCGGCGTCGTCCTCGACCGGGATATCTTCAAATCCTAATATCAGGGTCAAAATAAACGAAAGGATGACCGCCAGCCCCATCACGCCGAACACCCAGACGATGGTCATTGGATTGGCCGGATCGAAGAACTGCACGCTGGTAAACAGCCCTGGCGCTGCCATGGAGTGGCTGGCAAGACCTGCCACTCCCGCCACCGCGCCGCAGATAAAGCCGCTGATAAGGCTGGCAATTAGCGGGCGTTTCAGGCGTACCGCTACGCCGTACAGGGCCGGTTCAGAGATACCGGCCATGATGGCAGAAGCCGCTGCCGCTAGCGCCGTCTGGCGCAGTTCCGGGTTTTTGGTTTTCCACGCCACCGCCAGCGATGAACCGCCGAGTGACAGATTGGCGCCAATTTCCGACGGCATCACCATGCCTTCTTTGCCCGTTTCGGCAATGGTTTGAATAATAGTTGGCGTAAACACGCGGTGCATCCCGGTCATCACCAGCAGCGGCCACAGCGCACCCATAATCGCCACCGAGAGCCAGCCAAGATAGCCGTGAATGGTGTACACCAGCGCAGAGATGGCGCTACCGAGCCAGATGCCAAGAGGCCCAATTAGCACGATGGCCAGCGGCGCGGCAATCAACACGATCAGCATCGGCTTGAGGAAGTTTTTGGTAACCGCCGGAGTAATGCGATCGACCCAGCGCTCGATATACGACAGGCTCCAGGTCATCACCAGCGCCGGGATCACCGTGTAGGTATATTTCACTGCCGTCACCGGGATAAAGGCGAACTCAACGTGCTCGCCCTGCGCCGCTTTCGCCATCAGTTCGATAAAGCTCGGATGCACCAGCACGCCCGCAATGGCTATCGCCAGCGATATGTTGGTTTTGAATTTCACCGCCGCCGATGCCGCCACCATCAGCGGCAGGAAGAAGAACGCGCCGTCGCCGATAACGGTCAGAATGGTGAGCGTAGGTGCCCCTTTTTCCAGTATGCCGCTCATCTCAAGGATCATCGCCAGCAGCTTGACCA from the unidentified bacterial endosymbiont genome contains:
- a CDS encoding formate hydrogenlyase maturation HycH family protein gives rise to the protein MSETVVFSQLSRKFIDENDATPDAAQQVVYYSLAIGHHLGVIDCLEAALSCPWAEYLAWIATLEEGSAARRKMEGVPKYGEIVIDSNHIALLANAFDAALNKQTPEQQAWSKTVLSMLHDIHQENAIYLMVRRLRD
- the hycI gene encoding hydrogenase maturation peptidase HycI, whose amino-acid sequence is MTDVLLCVGNSMMGDDGAGPLLAEMCAARAQGNWVVIDGGSAPENDVVAIRELHPQRLLIVDATDMGLNPGEIRLIDPDDIAEMFMMTTHNMPLNYLVDQIKDDVGEVLFLGIQPDIVGFYYPMTPPVKEAVERVYSRLAGWMGNGGFEPLTL
- the ascF gene encoding PTS cellobiose/arbutin/salicin transporter subunit IIBC; translated protein: MAKNYAALANDVVSALGGKDNIVAVTHCMTRLRFVLKDETLTDIARLKSMSGVLGVVRNDNQCQVIIGNTVSQAYREVVNLLPTDLQPALPEGRQKITLRRIGAGILDALIGTMSPLIPAIIGGSMVKLLAMILEMSGILEKGAPTLTILTVIGDGAFFFLPLMVAASAAVKFKTNISLAIAIAGVLVHPSFIELMAKAAQGEHVEFAFIPVTAVKYTYTVIPALVMTWSLSYIERWVDRITPAVTKNFLKPMLIVLIAAPLAIVLIGPLGIWLGSAISALVYTIHGYLGWLSVAIMGALWPLLVMTGMHRVFTPTIIQTIAETGKEGMVMPSEIGANLSLGGSSLAVAWKTKNPELRQTALAAAASAIMAGISEPALYGVAVRLKRPLIASLISGFICGAVAGVAGLASHSMAAPGLFTSVQFFDPANPMTIVWVFGVMGLAVILSFILTLILGFEDIPVEDDAEKARTLQTALVQAKAAQA
- a CDS encoding 6-phospho-beta-glucosidase, which encodes MSVFPQGFLWGGALAANQSEGAYREGGKGVTTVDMIPHGANRLAVKIGKEKRFTLRDDEFYPSHEAIDFYHRYKEDIALMAEMGFTVFRTSIAWSRLYPNGDEPQPNKKGIAFYRAVFEECKKYNIEPLVTLCHFDVPMHLVTEYGSWRNRKMVDFFARYARTCFEEFNGLVKYWLTFNEINIMLHSPFSGAGLVFEEGENEDQVKYQAAHHELVASALATKIAHEVNPENQVGCMLAGGNFYPYSCKPQDVWMALEKDRENLFFIDVQARGSYPAYSARVFREKGVVIVKDPGDDELLKNTVDFVSFSYYASRCASAEMNVGNTSAANIVKSLRNPHIQVSEWGWGIDPLGLRITMNMMYDRYQKPLFLVENGLGAKDVIDANGEINDDYRISYLREHIRAMGDAIEDGVPLLGYTTWGCIDLVAASTGEMSKRYGFVYVDRDDAGNGTLDRKRKKSFWWYKKVIASNGADLG